The region AGGAGCTGCTCGCCCGCCCTGAGGGCGAGACACTCGGGGAGGAGCTCCGCGAGCACCTGGTCGAAGACGTGCGCAAGGACTATCATCGCGCCCACCGCCGCGTAGTCCTGGCACTGAGTTCCCCACAGTACTTCGCGCTTCTCGACGACCTGGAGGCGCTGCTGGCCAATCCGCCAATTGCGACAGGCGAGGACCAGGAACTCGATGCCGAGAACACCACAGAGGACGCCCCGGCACCCGAGACCTCCGCCGAGGACAAGGAGGAGATGGAGCAGGAGGAGCTCGACACTACCGCTGTGCTCGCCAGCCACCTGCGCAGCGCCTTCAAGAAGTTCCAACGGCGCCACGAACTCGCGGTTTCGGGCCGAGAGGAAGGCAATCTGCCGGAGTCGCAGATTGACGAGCGTTTCCACGATGTCCGCAAGGCCGCAAAGAAACTGCGCTACAGCGCGGAGGCGGCACAGAATGCAGGCCTGCCGACGTCGAAGCTGTACTCGGCATGTAAGAATCTGCAGTCCGTACTGGGTGACTTCCAGGACACCTGCACCGCCCGCGAGTTCGTCGTGGCCCGCGCAGACCGCGCTTTCAAGGCCGGTAAGAACACCTTCGGTTACGGCGTTCTCTACCAGATGGAGCGTTACGACGGACTGCGCGCGCTGGAGGACTACGACGAGTCGGTCTCGGCGGTATTCAAGGCCTTCGAGAAGATGGAATCGAAGGTGAAAAAGGCTAAGAAGTCTTAAGAAGATTGGGGATTTTTCTCTGGAATCTCAGGGGACGCAGGCAAACGCGCCCTGCGATCAGGAAAATTTTTACTGTTTGATCTAGACTTTTTGCAGAAGAAATGAATGGATTCCATTTTGGTGACATATCCACGTTGCCCCAGGAGCTCCACAGTTTTAAAATACGTTGCGTACTCATCAACGAAATGTGATTGGGAACCGGCCACTGAGCTGTGCGCAATCACAGTAATTCCTGTTTTAAAAGGAGCTTTACTCTCATGCCTTCTATCCTTCGCGACATTTTCGGACTTCTCGCTCGTCTCGTCATCGGCGTTGTTCTCATCGCCCACGGCTACCAGAAGTTGTTCGAAAATGGCATGGACGCCGCCGGCCAGTCTTTCGCCCAGATGGGCGTACCAGCAGCTGGTATCGCTGTGTGGATAGCGGCCCTCATCGAGCTGATTGGCGGAATCCTGATGATTCTCGGTCTCTTCCAGACGGTCGTAGGCGTTCTGATTGTTATCAACATGCTCGGCGCATTCTTTATTGTCCACATCTCCAACGGTGTCTTCGTCACGAACAACGGCTTCGAGCTCGTCCTGACCATCGCCGCGCTCGCGCTGATGATTGCCACCTTCGGCTCCGGCCGCATCGCCCTGGACAGCGTCTTCGGCAAGAACAAGGCTGCTGCCCGCGCCTAGTAGCGCTCTATAGACTTCTAGATTGCGCTAAGCAAAACGCCCTTGCTGGGAAGAATTTTCTTCTCCCGGCAAGGGCATTTTTCTTGTTCGTCTTCTCTTCGGGCCACGTCGGGCTATTTCTGCCCCTCGCCCCATTCTTCGTCTTCCTCATCCCAATCATCGGCCGCCTGATTGCGCTCTGCGACAGTCTTCAGCGCAGCACGAGCCTCAGCCTCGGTGTCGTAGGGGCCCATGCGGTCGTCCCAACCAGTGGCCTTACCCTGGAAGACCTTCCCGGTTGACGGCTGGTAGTACCACTTTCCGCTATCGTCACTCATGGTTAAAACTCCTTGTCGACTCGATATCTCACCAGTATAGAGGTTTGGCACCTGCTTGCGAGGCGAGTAACATCGACGACAATTTGAATACATCGCACCGAGCCCACGCCAGGCTTGTCGTGCGGACCGGCATGCGCCTCGCTGCTTGCCGACGGTCATCCGGTCGCCACCGCTAGTTAACTTATCTAGCGTCCTAGAACTTTTTCGTCGAGAGGTTATAGATGCCAGCCGCGCCTGCAGTAGTCAATGACGTCTTTGATGCCACCGGCCCCGGTGCCACCGTCGCCTACGCACCAGGTTCCATCGATCTGCTGGGAGAGGACTGCTCCTCCAGCGGCGGCATGCTGTTGGCAAGTGCTATTCCGGTGCACGCGGCCGTAGGTGTGGAGGAGATCGAGGAACAGAAGCTCATCGTCACCTACAAGCGGGATACGACCACGATGGATTTCCCGGATTCCGCCCCGGAAGGGTTCGGCCCAATCCCAAGTGCGGTCGCCACCGCGATTGTGGCGCTACAGCACGGCGTGCACTTGGTGCCTCGGACCAGTGGCGGCCTGAAGGTCACCATCGCCTCGACCATTGCCTCCAGCCGTGGCTTCGGGGAAATCCCCGCAATCCAGTCTGCGCTCGCTCTCGCCCTCAACGCGCGCTTCGGCGACCGCGACGACGTCCCCACCCGAGCCCGCATGGCCACCGCAATCCATGAGGCGATGACGCAGGTCAAGGACGATTCTTGGCCTCTGTACCCATACACGGTTTCCCTGCGCAGCAAGCCGGACGCCATCCTGTGCATCAACCACGCCGACGAGGCGGTCACTCAGACCACCCGGCCGCAGAGCCTCAATCTGACCGTCGCCTATTCCCCGGATATCACCGGTGGTTCGCCTACTGTGGAACGCTATAGCTTCTTCCGCGAGGCCTGCGACGCTTTCGGTGTGCCGACTCTGGCCAGTCTGCCAGAGGCGCAGGGCCGCGTCGCCGACTGGGTTCGCGCCCGCCATGAGGTTCATCCCGATGAGGAAGCCCCAACCATCGGCCGTGCCGTCCAGTGGCTTGACGACGCCGACGCCTCCTCCGACCGCGCCCGCGCTGTCATCGGGCACATTCGCCACAGCGATATCGATGCCGCCATCGCCGGTGTCGCGCGCGATATCGAGCAGCGCGACTCCGTGCCATCTGCTGGCTCTGCACTCGGCCAGATCGCATCGACCGCCGCCGAGACCGCCGAGGCCAGCGCAATCCGCTGCTCCCCCTGCCCCGGCGCGGCCCTGGTTATCTGGTCCCCCTCGGATAGCGCCGAGCCACTCCAGCACGCGCTTTCCGATGCCGGGGCCCAGGTCCTCAGAATTGCCGAGACCTCCGCTGGCGCGGTCGTCGTCTAGCGGGTGGCTCTAATCCGCGGGCCAGGCGAAGGTGACTTCGGCGGCGGCCGGATCCGCGGTGACCAGTGTGACGAGTTGGCACGTTCCCTCTTGAGGTAGGCCGGCATCGCCGCTGCCCACGCAGTTGGCGATCACCGGCGGTCGGGCGACAAAGATTTCCGCGGCGGTGGCCTTGTTGTGCAGCACCGCCGCGTCGAAGGTCGTGCCCACCCAGGGGGCCAGCACGACCGATTCGGTGAGATTCAGGCACTTGCGGTCGACTGTCGCGGCCAGCGCCCCGGAGCGTTTCATGGAGTAAGTAGCTTGATCGAGAGTGTCGGTAACCCAGCCCGGAACCTCCACGGTCTTTGTCTCGCCCCGCTCGAAGGCTGCGATGGCCAGGCAGAACTCGAGGCCGTATCGGTCAATAAGCCGACGCAGGGGCGCCGTGACGTGCGCATATACGCCACCGACGCCCGCATGAGGGGTCGGAGTGGAATTCTCTCCTCCGGTCTTAGCTAACTTCTCGTAGCCCGATCCCCGCAGCAGGCGCGATGCGTCACGCATCACGGCCATGCCCCTCGGAGTCTGCGCGTCGACCCGGGACAGGAAGCCAGCGATATCCTCAATTCGCGCCGCCGGCGCTTCGAATCCCAGGGCTTCGACCGCGACGAGAAAATCACGGATGTCCTGATCAGAGGCCGGGGCGAGCACGCGCAGCACCCCGACGCTGTGCCTGGCCATCATCTCCCCTGCGACCATGCCAGCCAACAGGGAAATCTCAGAGTTGTAGTCCATCGAGGCGGGGCGAGGATCCAGGGCCAGCTCGAAGGCGCCGTCTGAATCTCTTACAACACGCTGCGCGGGCAGCCTCAGGTTGATTGCGGCCCGGCGCTTGGAGCTGGTCTGACGAGCCCGACCGACCTCTTCCAGCAGCGCCACTGAGGGGTGCGCCGTGCCGTTGTCGAGGTCGGCCTGGACTTGCTCGTAGTCGAGCCTGGCGCGGCTGCGCACGAGCGCCGGATACACGTCGGTCTCGATGGGCTCGCCTTCCGAATCGAGCAGGATCTCCCACATCACGGCGACGCGGTCAACGTCGGGAAGCAGGCTTCCAGCTCCCTCCGAGAGTTCGGCCGGGTGGAGGCGCGAGGGGTCGTCGGGAAGGTAGATGGTCTGGCCGCGCTTTAATGACTCTGCGAAGAGGGCCGAGGCAGGGTCGATGAGCCCTCCCACGTCGGCGATAGCGTAGCGGACCAGCCAGCCCTCGCCGGGTGCCTTCTCGAGACACATCGCCTGGTCGAGATCCATGGAGCCGACCGGGTCGATGGTGACCAGCGGCACCTCGCGCATATCGCGGCGGTTCTGCCGCAAGTCGGTGACTGCGGCGGCCTCGGAGTGCAACTGGCGGGGAAAGGTCTCCGGCACGCCGCTTTCCCTGGCGACGGCGCGGAAATCGAGTTCGGCTGCGTAGAGCTTCATAGCTGGCAAGTGTAAGCGAGCGAGTCGGCCTATGAGCCGGATTCTGTTCCCCTCAAGGCCCTTTCAAGGACCCGGGGCGGTAATCATCCATCTCGGCCTGCCATTGCTGACAGCCTGAAGCAGCATACCCGCGGGCATCGGGCGGGCAGCCCTCAAACGCTCGCGCACGCACACGCCACGGCAGGCTGGGCCTGTCCGCCTCGTGCGCGCTCTTGCCTTGCTCCCGGTGGGGTTTACCTAGCCGGCGCAGTCACCTACGCCGCTGGTGCGCTCTTACCGCACCTTTTCACCCTTACCGGCGCCAAAAGCCAAAGACTTTTGGGGCCGGCGGTTTGTTTTCTGTGGCACTGTTCCCGCAGGTCACCCTGGGTTGCCGTTAGCAACCACCGCGCCCTGTGGAGTCCGGACTTTCCTCGACAGTGGCCTGGCCAATCACCCGCGCAGCGGGCGTTGACCGGTTCCTTTAGCTGCCGCGATTACCCGGCCGACTCGCTCGGCATTAGTGTACTCGGGCGAGGGGGCGTACTCACAACTAGCGCAGGTAACTGGTGTCATTAATCAGGCGGACCGATGTCGGCCCGTCCGCGTAGAACTCGGCAATCGACAGCGACGCCAGGTCCAGGTGGAGACGGGTGAAAATCTCGAAACCGCTACTAAGCCCCTGCCGCAGCAGCGCCTTGATCGGGGTTACGTGGCTGACTACCAGGATGGTCGAATCACCGTAGCGCTTTGTTATCCGGTCGCGGGCCGCGGCGACTCGGGCATCAACGGTCCGGAAGTCCTCGCCGCCGGGCGGAGCTACCGTCGGGTCCGCCAGCCACCTGCTGTGCAGTTCCGGCGTCGCCCGGTGCGCCTCGGAGAAGGTCAGCCCCTCCCAGTCGCCGAAGTCAGTCTCCCGCAGCTCGTCGTCGGTCTCGATGTCCAGGCCTAGCGCCCTTGCTGCTTCCTCCGCGGTCTGCTGCGCTCGAATCTGCGGAGAGGCGACGATGGCGGAGATGTCCCACTCCTCTGCGTCCACTCCCTGTCGAAGACGCAGAGCCGCGCGCGTCGCCTGCTGCAGCCCGAGTTCCGTCAGCTCCGGATTGGAGGCGCTGCCGGAATACTCCCGCCGAATCGACATCGGTGACTGACCGTGGCGCAGAAGTAGCAGCCGGGTCGGCGCCGTCGTGGCGCCGGTCCAGCCCGGCGCGGAGTCGCGGCTGTTGTCATCCCTGGGGTCGTCCTCGGAATTGGTGCTCAACTCATGGCCTCCCTAAACGCGTCTTTACTTCATTACTTCATGGCGACCGCGAGCGTCGCCGGGCGCACCAGCATCGCGCCGCACTCGGGGCAGAAGGTGACCTGATCGGCCGGCAGGGCGTCGAAATCGTGCAGCGTACCGACATCCAGCTCCATGAAGCACGAGCCACAGGTGCGCCCGTCGATTTTCGCGACCGGGATCCCGTTCGCCTGCGAAAGCTTGCCATAGAGCTTCGCCGCGTCGCCCTCGAGCGCCGAGATGCGCTCCTGAAGCTTCGTCTCGGCGACAGCGATCCGAGCTCGGATGTCCCGCTCCGCGCCTGCCAGGCGTTCCCGGGCCTCGGCGATATCCTTGTTCGCCTCCTCCGCTCCGACGGAGCGCTGCGCGTCGGCTGCGTAGGCCTGCTGCATCTTCTTGTACTCTTCGAGCTTGCGCTCGGTTCGGAGGCGCCTGCGCCGGGTCGACTCCATGTCACGCTGGAGCTCGCGGCGTTCGAACTTGTCCTCCACTGCGCCGAGGGATAGTCGGTCGGCCTTCTCCCTGGCAATGAGCTTCGAGATGTCCGACTGGAGCTTGGCGATATCGCGGCCCAGGTCGGCCGCGTTGAGCTTGGAGCGCGCCCCGCCGGTTAACTCTCGGCGCAGGCTGCCCTCCAATCGGTCCAGCTCGGCCTTTTCCGGCAGGCACGCGGCGCGTGCAATCAGCCCGTCGAGCCGGGTCTGTTCCTGCGCTGCCTCTAGCATCGCGGCCTGCTGCCTCGGACTCATCTTCATGGTTTAAAGCATCCTCACACTTGCTTCGTATGCTGTGGTTTTTACGCTCGCTGGCACTGGCGGCTACGACGCCGCCACCGTCCACGGGTCGGTACGAATCTCAATGACGTGCGTCGGCACGCCCAGCTTTTCCCGTAGCATGATGGCCGCCTGGTAGCACCAGGGGAATTCACTGGCCCAATGTGCGGTGTCTACGATGCAGAAATCCGCAGCTCGCAGAGTCTCATCGACCGGGTGGTGGCGCAGATCGGAAGTCACGAACGCGTCGACGCCGAGCTTTCCGACGATATCGAGGAAGGAATCCCCCGCACCGGAGGCCACGGCCACTTTGCGGATTATCCGGTCCGGGTCGCCCGCACCGCGCACGCCCCACTCGGTGGTGGGCAGTCGCTCAGCGACCCGCGCGACGAAGTCCTTAAACGGCATCGGAGTATCCAGCTCGCCGACGCGGCCAATTCCGACGGCCTTCTCCGGATCCAGGCCGGTGGCCTCGTTGCTGACGATGTCGAAGGCCGGCTCCTCGTAGGGGTGCGCGTCCTTAAGCGCCTCGATCACTGCGGAGCGTGCGGCCCGGGGCGCCACCATCTCCAGGCGTGCCTCCTCTACCTTCTCCACCTCACCGACGGTGCCGATGAACGGCTTCGCGCTACCGAGCGGCCGAAACTGCCCCTGGCCGTCCAGCCGGAACGCGCACTTATCGTACGCACCTATTGTGCCGGCTCCGGCCTCGAACATCGCCTCGGCCACGGCATCGACGTGTTCCCTCGGAACCTTGACGGTCCACGTGTCCAGCCCCGGAGCCGGCTGTGGCGCCAGGGGTGCTCCCGGATGCACGCCAAGAATCGTCGCGAGCTGGTCGTTGACCCCCGGGCGCGCCGAGTCCGCGTTAGTGTGGGCCGCAAACAGCGCAACCCCGGCGCGAATCAGCTTGTGCAAAATGCGCCCCTTCGGCGTGTCCGCGGCCACGGAATTGACCCCTCGCAGCAGCAGCGGATGGTGGACCACGAGCATCTGGGCGCCGTCCGCAATCGCCTGGTCTGCGACCTCGTCCGTGCACTCCAGGGCCAGAGCGATTTTCTCCACCGGGTCCTTCGGATCGCCGCAGACCAGACCGACTTTGTCCCAACTCTCGGCTAGCGCGGGCGGGTACGCCGCATCCATCGCTGCACGCACATCGCTCACAGTTACAGAGTCCACGGCTGCAGCACCGCCAGTCTGAGCCTCCGAGGTGGCTTCCACATCCTTGCTAGTCATCTGTTGGAACCTTCCTCCCATTTTCCGCTGTACTTCTCTATCCCAGCGTAGTGAACTTGCTCCACCGCTTCGATGAGCTGACGCACGTAGTCCCGGTCGCGCACCGCCAGGCGCCACCATCGCGAATCCAGCCCGCGGAAAGTGTCGCACCGCCGCACCGCAATCCCCCTCTCCGCCAGGGCTTTCCTCATCCACTCCCGCTTGCCGACGCCCTCTTCATCTTCCCCGCGATTACCCAGCGGGGCCTTTGCCAGGATGAAGGGTGCCGCAGACGGCATGACGGCCCATCCCGCGTTGGACAGATCCCGCTCCATCTGGCCGCGCTGGGAGGCAATCTCGGCGCGGATTGCCGGTAGAAGCTGCCCACTGCGCCGCGCAATTTCCAGCATTGCCCGCAGCTGCAGCGTGCCCAGCGGCCAATGCGGCCGGAGGCGCCCCAGGCGCTCCAGAAGTTCCGGGCTGCCCAGCGCGTAACCGCAGCGCAGGCCCGCAATTGCCCAGGTCTTAGTCATGCTGCGGAAAACAATGACGTTGTCCGGGAAGGGGCTGACCGTCGAAGCGTCTGCAAGCGAGGCCTCTGCCGCCGCCTGTCCATCGACAACATCCATGAAGGCCTCATCGACGACGAGAATCTCCGCGCTGCGGGACAACTCCAGCAGCGCCTCCGCCGAGTGCAGGACGCCGGTGGGGTTGGTGGGATTACCGACAATGGCCATCCGCCCCGCCAGCCGCGAGGCCAGGCCGGAATGCGCGGCGGGGCGGGCGTCGGCAAGCGGAGAGTCCAGGGCGAAAGGCGCCTGCAGGGCCAGTGTTTCGCACTCGGAGCCGGCCGCGAGGAAGGCGG is a window of Corynebacterium lactis RW2-5 DNA encoding:
- a CDS encoding zinc ribbon domain-containing protein, which produces MKMSPRQQAAMLEAAQEQTRLDGLIARAACLPEKAELDRLEGSLRRELTGGARSKLNAADLGRDIAKLQSDISKLIAREKADRLSLGAVEDKFERRELQRDMESTRRRRLRTERKLEEYKKMQQAYAADAQRSVGAEEANKDIAEARERLAGAERDIRARIAVAETKLQERISALEGDAAKLYGKLSQANGIPVAKIDGRTCGSCFMELDVGTLHDFDALPADQVTFCPECGAMLVRPATLAVAMK
- a CDS encoding Nif3-like dinuclear metal center hexameric protein — translated: MTSKDVEATSEAQTGGAAAVDSVTVSDVRAAMDAAYPPALAESWDKVGLVCGDPKDPVEKIALALECTDEVADQAIADGAQMLVVHHPLLLRGVNSVAADTPKGRILHKLIRAGVALFAAHTNADSARPGVNDQLATILGVHPGAPLAPQPAPGLDTWTVKVPREHVDAVAEAMFEAGAGTIGAYDKCAFRLDGQGQFRPLGSAKPFIGTVGEVEKVEEARLEMVAPRAARSAVIEALKDAHPYEEPAFDIVSNEATGLDPEKAVGIGRVGELDTPMPFKDFVARVAERLPTTEWGVRGAGDPDRIIRKVAVASGAGDSFLDIVGKLGVDAFVTSDLRHHPVDETLRAADFCIVDTAHWASEFPWCYQAAIMLREKLGVPTHVIEIRTDPWTVAAS
- the cobC gene encoding Rv2231c family pyridoxal phosphate-dependent protein CobC, which produces MFNNLLRYHGDRAARGARLDFAVNVHGETPDWLKEAVIGGVDELAAYPDEELANEVRSEIARIHGRSPAEVLLLHGVAEGFSLLPSLGLPATIIAPQFTEPEAAFLAAGSECETLALQAPFALDSPLADARPAAHSGLASRLAGRMAIVGNPTNPTGVLHSAEALLELSRSAEILVVDEAFMDVVDGQAAAEASLADASTVSPFPDNVIVFRSMTKTWAIAGLRCGYALGSPELLERLGRLRPHWPLGTLQLRAMLEIARRSGQLLPAIRAEIASQRGQMERDLSNAGWAVMPSAAPFILAKAPLGNRGEDEEGVGKREWMRKALAERGIAVRRCDTFRGLDSRWWRLAVRDRDYVRQLIEAVEQVHYAGIEKYSGKWEEGSNR
- a CDS encoding RNB domain-containing ribonuclease, which produces MKLYAAELDFRAVARESGVPETFPRQLHSEAAAVTDLRQNRRDMREVPLVTIDPVGSMDLDQAMCLEKAPGEGWLVRYAIADVGGLIDPASALFAESLKRGQTIYLPDDPSRLHPAELSEGAGSLLPDVDRVAVMWEILLDSEGEPIETDVYPALVRSRARLDYEQVQADLDNGTAHPSVALLEEVGRARQTSSKRRAAINLRLPAQRVVRDSDGAFELALDPRPASMDYNSEISLLAGMVAGEMMARHSVGVLRVLAPASDQDIRDFLVAVEALGFEAPAARIEDIAGFLSRVDAQTPRGMAVMRDASRLLRGSGYEKLAKTGGENSTPTPHAGVGGVYAHVTAPLRRLIDRYGLEFCLAIAAFERGETKTVEVPGWVTDTLDQATYSMKRSGALAATVDRKCLNLTESVVLAPWVGTTFDAAVLHNKATAAEIFVARPPVIANCVGSGDAGLPQEGTCQLVTLVTADPAAAEVTFAWPAD
- a CDS encoding DoxX family protein, which translates into the protein MPSILRDIFGLLARLVIGVVLIAHGYQKLFENGMDAAGQSFAQMGVPAAGIAVWIAALIELIGGILMILGLFQTVVGVLIVINMLGAFFIVHISNGVFVTNNGFELVLTIAALALMIATFGSGRIALDSVFGKNKAAARA